In the genome of Ignavibacteriales bacterium, one region contains:
- a CDS encoding tetratricopeptide repeat protein — protein MKHFLFFLLVILHAGLVPAQKVDSLIQLLDNADGEIKLKLLDEITDAALSRQVKNSFEYSDQGIQLAKELNDKESELKFLFYKGWAHALLNNPDSVKSYINFISNQLRIFNVEKGQIYKSLLEARILRNEENYNEGINVLSKLLVTDLLDDEPVFNAKVMNELGSIHRRLSNNDEALKYHNRALEILKLNNNENELVSTYTYLGILHAIIGNYDEALKFYHLALKHNQMRNDTRGIAGSIHNIGIIYQKLEQFDKSLEYYEQALKYWNELGNKGGLASTLNSIGAVKELQKDLNSALNYYQQALEIWEKIDNESSTSIALNNIASIYEQLGNYSQGLAYITRAIDSREKVGDKNGLASSLLVRAEIYNKLNNYVSALNDGKRGLELALESNSWSTIREAHSILASIYENNGMFKEALAEHKLYKAAHDSMFNTESQETIAELETKYESENQKRQIEILQRDKELQTLYNSALFAGFLAVVVISLLLFNRYRLKHKAHKTLKQLHETEMESADAKAKLLQIEFEQKKKELEDARRLQLSMLPAKLPAHPQIEIAAAMITATEVGGDYYDFCENTHGEITIAIGDATGHGAQAGTMVTATKSLFNLLSREDDIAGILNKLSFALKKMNLPNMFMAMALVKFRKDEIELAGAGMPPALIYRSSSGTVETISLKGLPLGVTDYTYSKTKIKLESGDTVMLMSDGLPELFNDKNEMFGYENLNKLLETSGKSTPEEIITYFSSTAVEWTAGNRQQDDMTFIVFRKK, from the coding sequence ATGAAACATTTTTTATTTTTTCTACTTGTAATACTACATGCTGGGTTGGTTCCTGCTCAAAAGGTTGATAGCCTTATACAACTTCTTGATAACGCTGACGGTGAAATAAAGCTGAAACTGCTTGATGAAATTACCGATGCTGCTCTTTCACGTCAGGTAAAAAATTCTTTTGAGTATTCTGACCAGGGTATTCAACTGGCAAAAGAATTAAATGACAAAGAATCTGAACTGAAGTTTTTATTTTATAAAGGCTGGGCACATGCTCTTTTGAATAATCCTGACTCAGTTAAGAGTTATATTAATTTTATTTCAAATCAGCTAAGAATATTTAATGTTGAAAAAGGTCAGATCTACAAATCTCTTCTTGAAGCAAGGATTCTGAGGAATGAAGAAAATTATAATGAAGGAATAAATGTTCTATCTAAACTTCTGGTGACCGATCTATTGGATGATGAACCTGTATTTAATGCAAAGGTTATGAATGAGCTGGGTTCAATTCACAGAAGACTTAGCAACAATGATGAAGCATTAAAATACCATAACCGTGCACTCGAAATCCTTAAACTGAATAATAATGAAAATGAACTTGTAAGCACTTACACTTATCTTGGCATCCTGCATGCCATAATTGGCAATTACGATGAGGCTCTGAAATTTTATCACCTTGCGCTTAAGCATAACCAGATGCGAAATGATACCCGCGGTATTGCAGGGTCGATTCACAACATTGGAATCATCTATCAGAAGCTTGAGCAATTTGATAAATCACTTGAATATTATGAGCAGGCATTAAAATACTGGAATGAACTTGGTAACAAAGGAGGTTTAGCATCGACACTAAATAGTATTGGTGCTGTAAAAGAACTTCAGAAAGATCTGAATTCCGCTTTAAATTATTATCAGCAGGCACTTGAGATATGGGAAAAAATTGATAATGAATCTTCAACATCAATCGCCTTGAATAACATTGCATCTATATATGAACAGCTTGGAAATTATTCACAAGGTCTTGCTTATATTACCAGGGCAATTGACAGCCGTGAAAAAGTTGGTGATAAAAACGGTCTTGCAAGTTCTTTGCTTGTACGCGCGGAGATTTATAACAAACTAAATAACTATGTATCCGCTTTAAATGACGGTAAACGCGGACTTGAACTTGCACTTGAAAGTAACAGCTGGTCAACTATTCGTGAAGCACACAGCATTCTTGCTTCGATTTATGAAAACAACGGCATGTTCAAAGAAGCATTAGCTGAACATAAATTATACAAAGCCGCACATGATTCAATGTTCAACACCGAAAGCCAGGAAACCATCGCTGAGCTTGAGACAAAATATGAAAGTGAAAATCAGAAAAGACAAATAGAAATTCTTCAGCGTGATAAAGAACTCCAGACACTTTACAACTCAGCCTTATTTGCCGGATTCCTCGCAGTTGTTGTTATATCATTATTATTATTTAACAGGTACAGGCTTAAACACAAAGCACACAAAACACTAAAGCAGCTGCACGAAACTGAAATGGAATCCGCCGATGCAAAAGCAAAGCTTCTTCAAATTGAATTTGAACAGAAGAAAAAAGAACTCGAAGATGCGAGACGTTTACAATTATCGATGCTTCCTGCAAAACTGCCTGCGCATCCTCAAATTGAAATTGCGGCAGCAATGATTACCGCTACGGAAGTGGGAGGAGACTATTATGACTTTTGTGAAAACACACATGGTGAAATTACAATAGCAATTGGCGACGCAACCGGACACGGCGCCCAGGCTGGAACTATGGTAACTGCTACAAAAAGTCTTTTCAATCTTTTGTCACGCGAAGATGATATTGCCGGTATACTCAACAAATTAAGTTTTGCACTTAAGAAGATGAATCTCCCTAACATGTTTATGGCAATGGCACTCGTTAAATTCCGTAAAGATGAAATTGAACTCGCCGGTGCCGGAATGCCTCCTGCACTTATATATCGTTCATCATCGGGAACTGTTGAAACTATTTCGCTGAAAGGATTGCCGCTTGGTGTCACTGATTACACTTACAGTAAAACCAAAATAAAACTTGAATCTGGGGATACAGTTATGCTTATGAGCGATGGTCTGCCGGAATTATTCAATGATAAAAATGAAATGTTTGGATATGAAAATCTAAATAAGCTTTTGGAAACTTCAGGGAAAAGCACTCCGGAAGAAATCATAACTTATTTTTCATCAACCGCAGTTGAGTGGACGGCAGGTAACAGACAACAAGATGATATGACGTTTATCGTGTTCAGAAAGAAATAA
- a CDS encoding TonB-dependent receptor, translated as MKLLFTLFISLLCSVSILSQTKISGTIKDKSNQPLPGANIFIKDSYDGVSSSVDGTFTFTSEEEGEAILVASFVGYKTFEQKLLLDGKPQTVDIVLEEETTELGAVTVSAGSFEASDEKKAVILRPLDIVTTGADADIYSTLETLPGAQQIGESEGLFVRGGSAAESKTIVDEMIVQKPFYTGVPDVPSRGRFSPFLFKGTIFSTGGYSAQYGQALSSVLILKTQDMPTQTVSSINLMALGFGGSHTQVWDNSSLSAEAGYYNLDPYFQIQKQRVDWVKAPESFEGSMNFRYKTSETGMLKAFTSYSYGDLSLNVENLDQPDLRDFFRMKGGNYFLNTNYREIFDQDWVFFSGYSFSYDFDDMDIAPNRIKLRETLNTGKVTITRNVSSNLFLTGGGEVQNIIYQDVFNELEGKLNEVYLAGFLESDIIITNDIALRLGVRGERSKLLDKINVAPRISLAYRLGTFDQLNFAYGQFYQTPAKDFLMWTRDFDFEKATHYIVNYQYIGTGRTFRIEAYYKDYSQLAKGNVFTHPYFNLPDVEFNNGGKGYAKGIDIFWKDNETFRYGYYWLSYTYLDTKREYLNYPTLAAPPFSTPHTFSAVFKYWLNDITTNVGITYSFATGRPYFNPNNPVFLGDKAKNYHNLSLNFSYITSIFNNFTVVFFSIDNVIGYNNVYGYRYSSDGTKKSPVLAPALRTAFIGMFISLGQTNPF; from the coding sequence ATGAAACTTCTATTTACTCTTTTCATTTCTCTTCTATGCTCTGTTTCAATTCTAAGTCAGACAAAAATCTCCGGCACAATTAAAGATAAAAGTAACCAGCCTTTACCCGGGGCAAACATTTTTATAAAAGATTCATACGATGGCGTATCTTCATCTGTTGACGGAACATTTACGTTCACAAGTGAAGAAGAAGGTGAAGCTATACTTGTAGCAAGTTTTGTCGGTTATAAAACATTTGAACAAAAACTTTTACTTGACGGTAAACCTCAAACAGTGGATATAGTTTTAGAAGAAGAAACAACTGAGTTAGGCGCAGTAACAGTTTCTGCCGGTTCATTTGAAGCTAGTGATGAAAAGAAAGCGGTGATACTTCGTCCGCTCGATATTGTTACAACCGGTGCTGATGCGGATATTTATTCAACTCTTGAAACATTGCCAGGCGCACAGCAGATTGGTGAATCGGAAGGTTTGTTTGTACGCGGCGGCTCAGCAGCAGAATCAAAAACAATTGTTGATGAGATGATTGTTCAGAAACCATTTTATACAGGCGTGCCTGATGTACCTTCACGCGGTAGATTTTCACCGTTCTTGTTTAAAGGAACAATTTTCAGTACAGGCGGATATTCCGCACAGTACGGACAGGCTCTTTCATCAGTTCTTATTTTAAAGACGCAGGATATGCCCACGCAGACAGTAAGTTCGATTAACCTGATGGCATTAGGATTTGGTGGTTCACACACTCAGGTCTGGGATAATTCTTCATTATCTGCAGAAGCTGGCTATTATAATCTCGATCCTTATTTTCAGATTCAGAAGCAAAGAGTCGATTGGGTAAAAGCCCCTGAAAGTTTTGAAGGCTCAATGAACTTCCGTTATAAAACTTCAGAGACTGGAATGTTGAAAGCATTCACATCCTATTCTTATGGTGATCTGTCACTTAATGTTGAAAATCTAGATCAACCTGACTTAAGAGATTTTTTCAGAATGAAAGGCGGAAATTATTTTCTGAATACAAACTATCGCGAAATATTTGATCAGGACTGGGTGTTCTTCAGCGGTTATTCATTCAGTTATGATTTTGATGATATGGACATTGCTCCAAACAGAATCAAATTAAGAGAAACTTTAAATACCGGTAAAGTAACCATAACGAGAAATGTTTCTTCAAATTTATTTTTAACAGGCGGTGGTGAAGTTCAGAATATAATTTATCAAGATGTGTTCAATGAACTTGAAGGAAAACTTAATGAAGTTTACCTGGCGGGATTTCTTGAATCAGACATCATCATCACAAATGATATAGCCTTAAGGCTTGGTGTAAGGGGTGAAAGAAGTAAACTGCTTGATAAGATTAATGTTGCACCAAGAATTTCTCTTGCGTACAGGCTCGGAACATTCGATCAACTCAATTTTGCTTACGGACAATTTTATCAGACTCCTGCAAAAGATTTTTTAATGTGGACAAGAGATTTTGATTTTGAAAAAGCAACGCATTATATAGTGAACTATCAGTACATCGGCACTGGAAGAACATTCCGTATAGAAGCTTATTATAAAGATTACTCACAACTTGCTAAAGGGAATGTATTCACTCATCCGTATTTTAATCTTCCTGATGTTGAATTCAATAATGGTGGAAAAGGTTATGCTAAAGGAATAGATATATTCTGGAAGGATAATGAAACATTCAGATATGGATACTATTGGTTATCGTATACGTACCTTGATACTAAACGTGAATACCTTAACTATCCGACACTTGCCGCGCCGCCATTTTCTACACCTCACACGTTCTCAGCAGTGTTTAAATACTGGCTGAATGATATAACAACAAATGTCGGTATCACATATTCATTCGCCACAGGAAGACCATACTTCAATCCGAATAATCCTGTATTCCTTGGTGACAAAGCAAAAAATTATCACAACCTGAGTTTAAATTTTAGTTATATCACGAGTATCTTTAATAACTTTACAGTAGTGTTTTTTTCAATTGATAATGTTATTGGTTATAACAATGTTTACGGGTACAGGTATTCAAGTGACGGAACAAAGAAGAGTCCCGTGCTTGCGCCTGCACTTAGAACAGCATTTATAGGAATGTTTATTTCGCTCGGACAAACAAATCCATTTTAA